One genomic region from Muriicola soli encodes:
- the pxpA gene encoding 5-oxoprolinase subunit PxpA: MKNREIDINCDVGEGLGNEAKLFPYISSCNLACGGHAGDKKIIAEVIALAHMHQVRVGAHPSYPDKANFGRKSMEMSPVDFENSIISQIKLVEENLLEQKGSLSHIKAHGALYNDLAKDRQLAIQYLKILQPYKTRLALFLPFGSVLAEEADKSGWRCKYEAFGDRNYNDDLSLVSRTSGKALIIAPENVLEHLLLMITKSTVKTVSGNLVPIKADTYCIHGDTSSAYEILTYLSVQFPKHNIHLKK; encoded by the coding sequence ATGAAAAACCGGGAAATAGACATCAATTGCGATGTAGGAGAAGGGCTTGGGAATGAAGCAAAACTCTTTCCTTATATCTCTTCTTGTAACCTCGCCTGCGGAGGTCACGCCGGGGATAAAAAAATCATTGCCGAAGTGATTGCACTTGCACATATGCACCAGGTAAGGGTAGGGGCACACCCCTCGTATCCGGACAAAGCAAATTTTGGCCGTAAAAGCATGGAGATGAGTCCTGTTGATTTTGAGAACAGTATTATTTCTCAGATTAAATTAGTTGAAGAAAATCTTTTAGAACAGAAGGGGTCCCTTTCACACATCAAAGCACATGGAGCACTGTATAATGACCTTGCCAAAGATCGTCAGTTGGCAATACAATACCTAAAGATCCTCCAACCTTATAAGACGCGTCTTGCACTTTTTCTTCCTTTTGGTTCCGTGCTGGCAGAAGAAGCTGATAAGTCGGGATGGCGTTGTAAATACGAAGCATTTGGTGATCGCAATTATAATGATGACCTATCGCTGGTCTCTCGTACTTCAGGAAAGGCATTGATTATTGCACCTGAAAACGTCCTGGAACACTTACTTTTAATGATTACCAAATCCACAGTTAAAACTGTTTCCGGTAATCTGGTTCCTATCAAAGCAGATACCTATTGTATTCATGGGGATACTAGTAGTGCATATGAAATATTAACGTATCTTTCCGTACAATTTCCTAAGCATAATATTCATTTAAAGAAATGA
- the pxpB gene encoding 5-oxoprolinase subunit PxpB has protein sequence MNSYAIHIKPFGDSAVLVEWPKEIKRNILDDILSFKDFVRSNGYDEAHWELVAAYNSLALINNKSKIDFKKISAHLYNLYPLRKERVDQKFRLWKLPVCYDAEFGIDLEEVSQQTGKTVEQIITLHTSATYTVYGIGFLPGFLYLGGVPKDLETPRRATPRLHVKKGSVGLARKQTGIYPQDCPGGWNIIGNCPIPIFDAEKENPCFISVGDTVSFYSITRAQFDLHTIQAEVGLDLLIKESNSA, from the coding sequence ATGAATTCTTACGCCATCCATATTAAACCTTTTGGTGATTCCGCCGTTTTGGTAGAATGGCCAAAGGAGATTAAACGGAATATTCTGGATGACATCCTGTCTTTTAAAGATTTTGTCAGAAGCAATGGATATGACGAGGCTCATTGGGAATTGGTTGCTGCCTACAATTCTCTTGCCCTGATCAACAATAAAAGTAAGATCGATTTTAAAAAGATATCGGCCCACCTTTACAATTTGTATCCCTTGAGAAAGGAAAGAGTAGACCAAAAATTCCGATTGTGGAAATTGCCGGTATGTTATGATGCCGAATTTGGAATAGACCTGGAGGAAGTGAGTCAGCAAACGGGCAAGACTGTAGAACAGATCATCACTTTACACACTTCTGCTACGTACACGGTTTATGGCATTGGCTTTTTACCGGGCTTTCTCTATTTAGGCGGTGTCCCAAAAGATCTGGAAACACCCAGGAGGGCCACCCCACGGCTTCATGTAAAAAAGGGATCAGTTGGGTTAGCCCGGAAACAAACCGGAATTTATCCTCAGGATTGTCCCGGGGGTTGGAATATCATAGGCAATTGTCCTATCCCAATTTTTGATGCCGAAAAAGAAAATCCATGTTTTATCAGTGTAGGAGATACGGTAAGTTTTTATTCCATAACCCGTGCACAGTTCGATTTACATACCATTCAGGCCGAGGTTGGACTCGATCTATTAATTAAAGAATCAAATAGTGCTTAA
- a CDS encoding biotin-dependent carboxyltransferase family protein yields MLKVKKSGFFTSIQDNGRYGFRHLGVPVSGAMDKASAKLANAMLENEEDTAVLEITMSGPILEFTKDTWVAITGAHFSPQLNGVDIDNHSTFRVVAGDQLTFGGHVDGLRAYIAVKGGFKTAKVLNSRSFYLPLTEKDHLLAGMEVPYDETLSFEPKIINVIPEEIERILTLRSSPAPEFDLLNDEQKELLFNQPFTIAKENNRMAYQLQELVGEHQNAMLTSATLPGTVQLTPGGKLIILMRDGQTTGGYPRILQLSEESINYLAQRAYGDKVQFKLEA; encoded by the coding sequence GTGCTTAAGGTAAAAAAGAGCGGATTTTTCACGTCCATTCAGGATAACGGCCGATATGGTTTCCGACATCTTGGTGTTCCCGTATCTGGTGCTATGGACAAGGCTTCAGCAAAACTGGCTAATGCCATGCTTGAGAATGAAGAAGATACTGCAGTACTTGAGATTACAATGTCCGGGCCCATTTTAGAATTCACAAAAGATACCTGGGTCGCCATTACAGGCGCTCATTTCTCTCCCCAGTTAAATGGGGTGGATATAGACAACCACAGCACCTTCAGGGTTGTGGCCGGGGATCAACTAACTTTTGGGGGCCATGTAGACGGTTTGCGTGCTTACATCGCAGTAAAAGGAGGTTTTAAAACGGCAAAAGTATTGAACAGTAGATCATTTTATCTGCCGCTTACTGAAAAAGATCACCTATTGGCCGGGATGGAAGTTCCCTATGATGAAACCTTGAGTTTTGAACCTAAAATAATAAATGTAATTCCCGAAGAAATAGAAAGAATTCTGACACTAAGGTCTAGTCCGGCACCTGAATTTGATCTGTTGAATGATGAACAAAAAGAACTCTTATTCAATCAGCCTTTTACCATAGCCAAGGAGAATAACAGAATGGCGTATCAATTGCAGGAATTGGTTGGCGAACATCAGAATGCCATGCTCACTTCTGCCACTTTACCCGGCACCGTACAATTGACGCCTGGTGGTAAATTGATCATCCTGATGCGGGACGGGCAAACTACAGGGGGGTATCCACGAATTTTACAACTCTCCGAAGAGTCCATTAATTATCTTGCTCAAAGAGCTTATGGAGATAAAGTTCAATTCAAACTTGAGGCCTAA
- a CDS encoding nitroreductase family protein → MEKTVTEAIQYRRSVRVYDQEKEIDPEKVKQCIKNAVLAPTSSNLQLWEFYHITNTETLKILTKACLGQNAAKTSKQLVVVVARRDLWRRRAKSNKEFLLKTMGNKPKEEYSKREKFALGYYTKLIPSIYVEFLGIVGWMRYLFFCLIGLFRPVYRQVRRSDLRIVAHKSAGLAAQNFMISMAAIGYDTCPMEGSDTLRIKNILNLPMGAEICMTIGCGIRDEKGIYGPRFRVPFEEVYKAV, encoded by the coding sequence ATGGAAAAAACGGTAACCGAAGCCATTCAATATAGGAGGTCTGTGAGGGTTTATGATCAGGAGAAGGAAATAGACCCGGAAAAAGTTAAACAGTGTATTAAAAATGCGGTCCTCGCCCCTACCAGCAGTAATCTGCAGCTCTGGGAATTTTATCACATCACAAACACTGAGACCCTTAAAATACTTACCAAAGCATGCCTGGGTCAGAATGCAGCGAAAACTTCCAAACAATTGGTAGTCGTTGTTGCCAGACGGGATTTGTGGAGAAGAAGAGCTAAATCTAATAAAGAGTTCTTATTGAAGACCATGGGGAATAAACCCAAGGAAGAATACAGCAAAAGAGAAAAATTTGCGCTGGGGTACTACACCAAACTGATCCCCTCGATTTATGTTGAATTTTTAGGGATTGTAGGATGGATGAGATATCTCTTTTTCTGCCTGATCGGTCTTTTCAGACCCGTGTACCGGCAGGTACGGCGATCCGACTTAAGGATCGTGGCGCACAAGAGTGCAGGCCTGGCCGCTCAGAATTTTATGATCTCTATGGCCGCCATTGGCTACGATACCTGCCCCATGGAAGGATCTGATACTCTGAGGATCAAAAATATACTGAATTTACCTATGGGAGCTGAAATTTGCATGACGATAGGTTGCGGTATCAGGGATGAAAAGGGAATATACGGCCCCAGGTTTCGGGTGCCGTTTGAGGAGGTCTACAAGGCAGTTTAG
- a CDS encoding aldehyde dehydrogenase — protein sequence MKNSIPQKVEAQQRYFSTGQTKDLLFRKDILKKLRNEIEKQEDAICDALYSDFKKPSFETLVAETQFVLAELKMMIKHLDLWAKPERVPSAILNFPSSDWIYKEPYGNILIISPWNYPFQLTLLPLISAIAAGNTAVLKPSELTPQTTAIISKLVSSVCSPEHVLVCEGDAEVAKTLLQQKWDYIFFTGSTRVGKIVYESAARQLTPVTLELGGKSPCVVDETAVPAQAARRIVWGKFLNAGQTCIAPDYILVHHKLKDRLVEELIKSIKAFFGEQPQDSKDLARIISNDHFNRLLGLLENQKILHGGSHNKTDRFIPPTLVDEPSMDSEIMQEEIFGPLLPIISYRDESELQTWINARGKPLAAYIFTKRKSFQKKFIREFSFGGGTINDTLLQISNKKLPFGGVGQSGLGSYHGKRSFDTFSHQKAIVKRATWLDLRFKYPPYNVPLNLIKKMKHIF from the coding sequence ATGAAAAATTCAATTCCACAAAAAGTTGAAGCTCAGCAAAGGTATTTCAGCACGGGACAGACGAAGGACCTGCTATTTCGAAAAGACATCCTGAAAAAGTTGCGAAACGAGATCGAAAAGCAGGAAGATGCCATATGCGATGCCCTCTATTCCGATTTTAAAAAACCGAGCTTTGAAACATTGGTGGCAGAGACACAATTTGTCCTGGCAGAACTCAAAATGATGATTAAACATCTCGATCTATGGGCCAAACCGGAAAGAGTCCCTTCCGCCATACTCAACTTTCCTTCTTCTGATTGGATCTATAAGGAGCCTTACGGGAACATACTCATCATCTCCCCTTGGAATTATCCTTTTCAGTTGACTTTATTACCCTTGATTTCGGCAATAGCCGCCGGGAATACAGCAGTTCTAAAGCCATCTGAGCTCACTCCGCAAACCACTGCCATCATCTCTAAGCTGGTCAGTTCTGTATGCAGCCCTGAACATGTACTTGTCTGCGAAGGTGATGCTGAAGTCGCGAAAACGCTCTTACAGCAAAAATGGGATTATATCTTCTTTACCGGAAGTACCCGTGTAGGCAAGATCGTATATGAAAGTGCTGCGAGACAGCTCACTCCGGTCACGCTTGAACTTGGCGGTAAAAGCCCCTGTGTGGTAGACGAGACGGCAGTGCCGGCCCAGGCAGCCAGGCGAATCGTGTGGGGAAAATTCCTCAATGCGGGTCAGACTTGTATTGCCCCCGATTATATTCTTGTGCATCACAAACTAAAAGATCGATTGGTTGAAGAGCTGATTAAAAGTATCAAGGCCTTTTTTGGAGAACAACCGCAAGACTCAAAGGATTTGGCCCGAATTATCTCTAATGATCATTTTAACCGTCTATTAGGTTTGCTGGAAAACCAAAAAATCCTCCACGGCGGATCACACAATAAGACAGATCGATTTATACCTCCAACCCTTGTTGACGAGCCATCAATGGACAGCGAGATTATGCAAGAGGAAATCTTTGGTCCTTTACTCCCGATAATTTCCTATCGGGATGAAAGTGAATTGCAAACGTGGATCAATGCCCGGGGAAAACCGCTGGCTGCTTACATTTTTACTAAGCGAAAGTCGTTTCAAAAGAAGTTTATCAGGGAATTTAGTTTCGGAGGTGGTACAATCAATGATACCTTGTTGCAAATTTCCAATAAAAAACTACCTTTTGGCGGGGTTGGCCAAAGCGGTTTGGGATCCTATCACGGGAAACGTTCTTTCGACACTTTTTCGCATCAAAAGGCTATAGTAAAAAGAGCAACGTGGCTCGATTTACGTTTTAAGTACCCCCCGTACAACGTGCCACTGAACCTGATTAAAAAAATGAAGCATATATTTTAG
- the ilvD gene encoding dihydroxy-acid dehydratase → MEPIEFTKKTGTLGKTTAELNKYSKNVTQDPTQPGAQAMLHAIGLSEEDLKKPLIGIGSTGYEGNPCNMHLNDLAQQVKKGLDEKGLVGLVFNSIGVSDGISMGTYGMRYSLPSRDIIADSMETVVQAMNYDGLVTVVGCDKNMPGALMAMIRLNRPSILVYGGTIASGCLNNRKLDIVSAFEAWGEKVAGTMKEEEFKQVIQNACPGAGACGGMYTANTMASAIEALGMSIPYSSSNPAVGSEKEEDCLNSGRALRHLIENDIKPSDIITKKSLENAVRLITVLGGSTNAVLHFLAIARAAEIDFSLDDFQRISDSTPFLADLKPSGKYLMEDVHRVGGIPAVMKFMLEQGMLHGDCLTVTGKTIAENLNEVPSLEKGQKVVHGIEDPIKETGHLRILYGNLAAEGAVAKITGKEGYHFTGPAKVFDDEFKANEGIGKGLVKKGDVVVIRYEGPKGGPGMPEMLKPTAAIMGAGLGKDVALITDGRFSGGTHGFVVGHVSPEAQEGGVIGLLEDGDMITIDAVKNSISVALSEEELQVRKKNWKQPPLKVRKGSLYKYAKIVSSASTGCVTDQFD, encoded by the coding sequence TTGGAACCTATTGAATTTACTAAGAAAACCGGCACATTGGGAAAGACTACCGCAGAATTAAACAAATACAGTAAAAACGTTACTCAGGACCCTACGCAGCCCGGGGCACAAGCGATGCTTCATGCTATCGGACTGTCAGAAGAGGATTTGAAGAAACCATTGATAGGAATCGGTAGTACCGGATACGAAGGAAACCCTTGCAATATGCACCTCAATGACCTTGCTCAACAAGTGAAAAAGGGATTAGATGAGAAGGGGCTTGTTGGACTGGTATTTAATTCGATAGGGGTGAGTGATGGAATATCCATGGGTACCTACGGGATGCGATATTCTCTTCCGTCCAGGGATATTATTGCTGATTCGATGGAGACCGTTGTACAAGCCATGAATTACGACGGACTCGTAACCGTTGTGGGTTGTGATAAAAATATGCCGGGGGCACTTATGGCAATGATCAGGCTTAACAGGCCTTCTATCCTGGTTTATGGAGGCACAATCGCTTCGGGTTGCCTTAACAACAGGAAACTGGATATTGTAAGTGCTTTTGAGGCCTGGGGCGAGAAAGTGGCCGGAACCATGAAGGAAGAGGAGTTTAAGCAAGTGATTCAAAATGCCTGCCCAGGTGCAGGTGCTTGCGGCGGGATGTACACTGCCAATACCATGGCATCGGCTATAGAGGCCTTAGGAATGTCAATACCTTATAGTTCTTCCAACCCTGCTGTTGGCTCAGAAAAAGAAGAAGACTGCCTTAACTCCGGCAGGGCTTTGAGACATCTTATAGAAAATGATATAAAACCAAGTGATATTATCACTAAAAAATCACTTGAAAATGCTGTTAGATTGATTACTGTACTTGGTGGATCTACGAACGCTGTTCTCCATTTCCTGGCGATCGCAAGAGCGGCAGAAATCGACTTTAGCCTTGATGATTTTCAAAGGATCAGTGATTCAACACCCTTTCTCGCCGATCTCAAACCCAGTGGTAAATACCTGATGGAGGACGTGCACAGGGTAGGCGGCATACCGGCAGTCATGAAATTCATGTTAGAACAGGGGATGTTACACGGAGATTGCCTCACAGTAACAGGTAAAACCATTGCCGAAAATTTAAATGAAGTTCCTTCGCTGGAAAAAGGTCAAAAGGTAGTACATGGTATAGAGGACCCTATCAAAGAAACCGGGCATTTACGGATTCTTTACGGCAATTTAGCCGCAGAAGGGGCAGTGGCCAAGATTACCGGGAAAGAAGGGTATCATTTTACTGGTCCGGCTAAGGTTTTCGACGATGAATTTAAAGCCAATGAAGGAATTGGAAAGGGCCTGGTAAAAAAAGGAGACGTTGTAGTGATCAGGTATGAAGGTCCAAAAGGCGGACCCGGAATGCCGGAGATGCTTAAGCCTACAGCCGCAATTATGGGTGCAGGACTGGGCAAGGATGTAGCTTTGATAACCGATGGGCGATTTTCAGGCGGGACCCATGGTTTTGTTGTAGGACACGTTTCTCCCGAAGCGCAGGAAGGGGGAGTGATAGGTTTGTTGGAAGACGGAGACATGATAACGATTGATGCGGTGAAAAACAGTATCAGCGTAGCTCTATCGGAAGAGGAATTACAAGTCAGAAAGAAAAATTGGAAACAACCGCCATTGAAGGTGAGGAAGGGAAGTTTGTATAAATATGCCAAAATTGTTTCTTCTGCTTCTACCGGCTGTGTAACCGACCAATTCGACTAG
- the ilvB gene encoding biosynthetic-type acetolactate synthase large subunit: protein MDTMTKKKTTHKNPKKLRVSGAEAIIHCLLAEGVDLIYGYPGGAIMPVYDELYKFQDKLTHILTRHEQGATHAAQGYARVSGKVGVAMATSGPGATNLVTGLADAQIDSTPMVCITGQVPRHLLGSDAFQETDIIGISTPVTKWNYQITTAEEIPGIMAKAFFIAKSGRPGPVLIDITKNAQFDELDFHYEACTGVRSYQPTPVVKAEALEMAADLINNAKKPYIVFGQGVILGEAEKELKAFVEKSGIPAAWTILGLSAMNTDHPLNVGMVGMHGNYGPNVLTNECDVLIAIGMRFDDRVTGNLESYAKQAKIIHMEIDPAEINKNVQVDVALLGNAKETLKKLLPKIKKNSHETWHNEFKLKYEEEFKTVIENDLHPKKEGLTMGEVVEEINKASKNKAVIVTDVGQHQMVACRYAKFDQSKSNITSGGLGTMGFALPAAIGAKMGAEEREVVAIIGDGGYQMTIQELATIYQNKTAVKIVVLNNDHLGMVRQWQELFFESRYASTVMTNPDFVKIAEGYHIKAQRVSERKNLKAAVEEMIAAKEPYFLEVKVEKEDNVFPMIPSGASVSDIRLK from the coding sequence ATGGATACGATGACAAAAAAGAAAACTACTCATAAAAACCCTAAAAAATTAAGGGTTAGTGGGGCTGAGGCGATTATACACTGTCTGCTTGCAGAAGGTGTAGATCTTATTTACGGCTATCCCGGAGGAGCCATAATGCCGGTTTATGATGAACTATATAAGTTTCAGGATAAGCTAACGCATATTCTTACCCGGCATGAACAGGGAGCCACTCACGCTGCCCAGGGCTACGCCAGGGTGAGTGGGAAAGTTGGTGTTGCAATGGCCACTTCAGGTCCGGGGGCAACAAATTTGGTAACAGGACTAGCCGATGCCCAGATCGATTCTACTCCCATGGTATGTATTACCGGGCAGGTACCTAGACACCTGTTGGGATCAGATGCATTTCAGGAAACGGATATTATCGGAATTTCTACCCCGGTAACCAAGTGGAACTATCAGATCACTACGGCTGAAGAAATCCCCGGGATAATGGCGAAGGCATTTTTTATTGCTAAGTCGGGCCGGCCTGGCCCCGTACTGATTGATATCACCAAAAATGCCCAATTTGATGAGCTGGATTTTCATTATGAAGCCTGTACCGGGGTAAGAAGTTATCAGCCAACACCTGTGGTAAAAGCGGAGGCCCTTGAGATGGCTGCGGACTTGATCAATAACGCAAAGAAGCCTTACATTGTATTTGGACAAGGGGTTATCCTTGGTGAGGCTGAAAAGGAATTAAAGGCTTTTGTGGAAAAATCCGGTATCCCAGCTGCCTGGACCATTCTTGGACTTTCTGCCATGAACACAGACCATCCTCTCAATGTAGGCATGGTGGGGATGCACGGCAATTACGGGCCTAATGTACTGACTAACGAATGCGATGTACTGATCGCTATCGGAATGCGATTTGACGATCGTGTTACCGGCAATCTTGAGAGTTATGCCAAGCAGGCAAAAATCATCCATATGGAGATAGATCCTGCCGAGATCAACAAAAATGTACAGGTAGACGTCGCTCTTCTGGGCAACGCTAAAGAAACATTAAAAAAGTTACTGCCTAAGATCAAGAAGAACAGCCACGAAACATGGCACAATGAGTTCAAGTTGAAGTATGAAGAGGAATTTAAAACGGTAATTGAAAATGACCTGCACCCCAAGAAGGAGGGATTGACGATGGGAGAAGTAGTGGAGGAGATCAATAAAGCTTCAAAAAATAAGGCTGTCATTGTCACAGATGTGGGTCAGCATCAGATGGTGGCCTGCCGCTATGCCAAATTTGACCAGTCCAAGAGTAATATTACCTCAGGTGGCTTAGGCACCATGGGATTCGCACTACCGGCTGCGATTGGGGCTAAGATGGGGGCGGAGGAGCGAGAAGTTGTCGCAATAATTGGAGATGGGGGCTACCAGATGACCATTCAGGAACTGGCTACTATATATCAGAATAAAACTGCTGTAAAGATTGTTGTACTCAACAATGATCATTTGGGGATGGTAAGACAATGGCAGGAATTGTTTTTTGAAAGTCGTTATGCTTCTACGGTTATGACCAATCCTGATTTTGTCAAGATCGCCGAGGGGTATCACATCAAGGCACAAAGGGTATCGGAACGAAAGAATTTAAAGGCAGCTGTTGAGGAAATGATCGCAGCAAAGGAACCTTATTTTCTAGAAGTTAAAGTAGAAAAAGAGGACAATGTCTTCCCTATGATACCTTCAGGTGCTTCTGTGTCAGATATAAGATTAAAGTAA
- the ilvN gene encoding acetolactate synthase small subunit, which yields MEKKFFTISVYSENNVGLLNRISGIFLKRHINIEGLNVSKSEIKNISKFTIVVFTTEDWTRKIVAQIEKQIEVIKAFYHTDEEIIYQESALFKIASHLLFDERQIQNIIKESNSQIVTVSRDFFILAKTGRRHEIDEMHDELEPYGIMQFVRSGRIAVTKAAMPITALLNEYENNN from the coding sequence ATGGAGAAAAAATTTTTTACCATTTCAGTGTATTCGGAAAACAATGTTGGGTTACTGAATAGAATCTCAGGAATATTTTTAAAGCGACACATCAATATAGAGGGATTAAATGTCTCTAAATCAGAAATTAAAAATATTTCAAAATTTACTATTGTCGTATTTACCACAGAAGACTGGACAAGAAAAATTGTGGCTCAGATAGAAAAGCAAATTGAAGTGATCAAGGCATTTTATCACACAGATGAAGAAATCATCTATCAGGAGTCTGCTCTCTTTAAAATTGCTTCTCATTTACTTTTTGACGAACGACAGATTCAGAATATTATCAAGGAAAGCAATTCGCAGATAGTAACCGTTTCCAGGGACTTCTTTATCCTTGCTAAGACCGGAAGAAGGCATGAAATTGACGAAATGCACGACGAATTGGAACCTTATGGCATTATGCAATTTGTGCGATCAGGACGAATTGCTGTAACCAAGGCCGCAATGCCAATTACGGCCTTATTGAACGAATACGAAAACAATAATTAA
- the ilvC gene encoding ketol-acid reductoisomerase: protein MTNYFNTLSLRDQLKQLGQCRFMDTTEFADGVAVLKGKKIVIIGCGAQGLNQGLNMRDSGLDIAYTLREAAIAEKRASYVNATENGFTVGTYEELVPSADLLINLTPDKQHTNVINSVMPLMKKGATLSYSHGFNIVEEGMQIRKDLTVIMVAPKSPGSEVREEYKRGFGVPTLIAVHPENDPEGKGLAQAKAYAAATGGHKAGVLESSFVAEVKSDLMGEQTILCGLLQTGSILCFDKMVEKGIDAGYASKLIQYGWETITEGLKYGGITNMMDRLSNPAKIKAFDLSEELKDIMRPLFQKHMDDIMSGHFSKTMMEDWANDDKNLLGWRAATGETAFEKTPAADVKISEQEYYDNGVLMVAMVRAGVELAYEAMTDSGIIGESAYYESLHETPLIANTIARKKLFEMNRVISDTAEYGCYLFDHACKPLLKDFMKKVDVDVIGKAYGASRDNGVSNAKLIQVNQALREHPVERVGARLRASMTAMKPIV from the coding sequence ATGACAAATTATTTTAATACACTTTCCCTCAGAGATCAACTGAAACAACTAGGGCAATGCCGATTTATGGACACCACAGAATTTGCTGATGGTGTTGCCGTCCTAAAAGGGAAAAAGATTGTAATTATTGGTTGTGGTGCCCAGGGGCTTAACCAGGGCCTAAATATGAGAGACTCCGGCCTCGATATCGCGTATACCTTGCGTGAGGCTGCGATAGCGGAAAAAAGGGCATCCTATGTAAATGCTACAGAAAACGGCTTTACAGTTGGCACCTATGAGGAGCTTGTACCTTCCGCTGATCTGTTGATCAATCTAACCCCGGATAAACAACATACCAATGTAATTAATAGCGTAATGCCTCTGATGAAAAAAGGGGCGACCCTATCCTATTCTCATGGTTTTAATATTGTAGAAGAAGGGATGCAGATCAGAAAAGACCTAACGGTAATTATGGTTGCTCCTAAAAGTCCGGGATCAGAGGTGAGGGAGGAATACAAAAGAGGCTTCGGGGTTCCTACCCTGATCGCAGTTCATCCCGAGAACGACCCTGAAGGCAAAGGCCTTGCGCAGGCAAAAGCTTATGCGGCTGCTACCGGTGGTCATAAAGCAGGGGTTTTAGAATCTTCCTTTGTTGCAGAAGTGAAATCCGATTTAATGGGGGAACAGACCATACTTTGTGGCCTGCTACAAACCGGTTCTATCCTATGCTTCGATAAGATGGTAGAAAAAGGAATAGATGCCGGATATGCCTCAAAACTGATACAATATGGATGGGAAACCATCACAGAAGGGCTTAAGTATGGCGGAATCACAAATATGATGGACCGACTATCCAATCCCGCCAAAATCAAAGCTTTTGACCTTTCCGAAGAACTGAAAGATATTATGCGTCCTCTTTTTCAAAAACACATGGATGATATCATGAGCGGTCATTTTTCCAAAACTATGATGGAAGACTGGGCAAATGATGATAAGAACTTGTTAGGTTGGAGAGCAGCTACGGGAGAAACTGCCTTTGAGAAAACTCCGGCAGCTGACGTTAAAATCTCTGAGCAGGAATACTACGATAACGGAGTGTTGATGGTTGCCATGGTCAGGGCAGGGGTAGAGTTGGCATATGAAGCTATGACCGATTCAGGAATCATTGGCGAGTCGGCCTACTACGAGTCTTTACATGAAACCCCTCTGATCGCGAATACCATTGCCAGGAAAAAGCTATTTGAAATGAACAGGGTAATTTCTGATACGGCGGAATACGGCTGTTATTTATTTGACCATGCCTGTAAACCGCTGTTAAAGGACTTTATGAAAAAGGTGGATGTGGATGTTATCGGTAAAGCATACGGAGCATCCCGAGATAACGGTGTTTCTAATGCCAAACTAATTCAGGTAAACCAAGCCCTGAGAGAACATCCAGTTGAACGTGTAGGTGCAAGACTGCGAGCTTCGATGACGGCTATGAAGCCTATAGTTTAA